In Gopherus flavomarginatus isolate rGopFla2 chromosome 1, rGopFla2.mat.asm, whole genome shotgun sequence, a single genomic region encodes these proteins:
- the LOC127041438 gene encoding uncharacterized protein F54H12.2-like: MAFVHCGSEECTKSELDLFQIAPTQTSIEKSIYIEVPPLSAVTESAPIDFFIAGNGIDYMDLNNTLLYLCCKIVKGDGTELAANAEVGLVNYPVASIFSQLDVTLGHRLVSQSNNCYPYKAFIESVLNYSDDTLVTQFSAGLFYKDTAGQHEKTELYGENLGFVKRAKLTAQSRMVELLGHLHSDLFFQEKLLLNGVDVKIKLTRSKDAFCLMGSAAEGFKLRIVSASLFVKKGFVDNDAFSGSYTKNLFHFKHYDINFVALYVDGEQVPTKPLQPDFEAGRCMREYMNLVQTAGKHMKDRSLLIDREEFAQGYTLFAFDLSPDQECADHYSLIKTGNLRAEIRFGKALTITVNMIVYGSFDNVIEINQRRNVLFDYM, encoded by the exons ATGGCTTTTGTTCACTGCGGGTCTGAAGAGTGCACCAAATCCGAACTAGACTTGTTTCAAATAGCCCCTACGCAGACCAGCATCGAGAAAAGCATTTACATCGAGGTGCCACCTCTATCGGCCGTTACGGAGTCTGCCCCCATTGACTTTTTTATAGCAGGGAATGGCATAGATTATATGGATTTAAACAACACGCTGCTTTACCTGTGTTGCAAGATTGTAAAAGGAGACGGAACTGAACTTGCTGCGAACGCCGAAGTGGGCCTGGTGAATTACCCCGTGGCCTCTATTTTCAGTCAGTTGGATGTTACGCTGGGACACCGCCTTGTAAGCCAAAGCAACAACTGTTACCCTTACAAGGCCTTTATAGAATCAGTGCTCAATTACAGCGATGACACCCTCGTCACGCAATTTTCTGCCGGCCTGTTTTACAAAGACACTGCTGGACAACATGAAAAAACAGAGTTGTATGGAGAGAATCTAGGGTTTGTGAAGCGTGCAAAGCTGACGGCCCAGAGCAGAATGGTAGAGCTGCTGGGCCATCTACACAGTGAcctgttttttcaagaaaaacttttGTTAAACGGAGTGGATGTGAAAATTAAACTGACACGCAGTAAAGATGCCTTCTGTTTAATGGGCAGTGCGGCTGAAGGCTTTAAACTGCGCATTGTATCAGCGTCTCTTTTTGTGAAGAAA GGATTTGTGGATAACGATGCCTTTAGCGGCAGTTACACTAAAAAtctctttcattttaaacattacgATATTAATTTTGTGGCCCTgtatgtggatggtgaacaggtACCAACCAAGCCTCTGCAACCGGACTTCGAGGCAGGACGCTGTATGAGAGAATACATGAATCTGGTACAGACAGCTGGTAAACACATGAAAGATCGTTCTCTGTTAATCGACCGTGAGGAGTTTGCACAGGGTTACACCTTGTTTGCCTTTGACCTGTCTCCCGATCAGGAATGCGCAGATCACTATTCCCTGATTAAAACCGGGAACCTGAGAGCAGAAATACGGTTTGGAAAGGCTTTAACCATTACCGTCAATATGATTGTATATGGGAGTTTTGACAATGTCATAGAAATAAATCAGAGAAGAAACGTTCTGTTTGACTATATGTGA